One Entelurus aequoreus isolate RoL-2023_Sb linkage group LG09, RoL_Eaeq_v1.1, whole genome shotgun sequence genomic window carries:
- the marveld1 gene encoding MARVEL domain-containing protein 1, with translation MPPQPTQSQVRENVVKFLRSFLGVLRILQIVFGAGLWVTIAANKYEGSIHFVLFVAVLFWLLTLALFFLTLLDKQDLVPLLGGPRWPSTNLAHDVAAAALYLPAIGVMIYKTDRNSYCNLEQYKHSCLYKVYLTAAVFSCLCCLAFLLSVVHGACRKSRGEQTLF, from the coding sequence ATGCCACCCCAGCCTACGCAGTCGCAGGTGAGGGAGAACGTCGTCAAGTTCCTCCGGAGCTTCCTGGGAGTCCTCCGGATCCTGCAGATCGTCTTCGGGGCCGGCCTGTGGGTGACGATCGCCGCCAACAAGTACGAGGGCTCCATCCACTTCGTCCTCTTCGTGGCGGTGCTCTTCTGGCTGCTCACCCTGGCCCTCTTCTTCCTCACCCTGCTGGACAAGCAGGACCTGGTGCCTCTGCTGGGAGGGCCCCGGTGGCCCAGCACCAACCTGGCTCACGACGTGGCCGCCGCCGCCCTCTACCTGCCGGCCATCGGCGTCATGATCTACAAGACGGATCGCAACTCCTACTGCAACCTGGAGCAGTACAAACACTCCTGCCTGTACAAGGTCTACCTGACGGCCGCCGTGTTCTCCTGCCTCTGCTGCCTGGCCTTCCTGCTCTCCGTCGTCCACGGAGCCTGCAGGAAGAGCCGAGGCGAGCAGACGCTCTTCTAA